TCTCATCAGCAAACTGCAGATTCAGGCAAAGCCAAACCCTGATCAGGGAGTTTGGGGATCAGCAGCACCCTGGTATTTGGGGTATTTGAAGTCGCTGGACTTCATCCAGGTCATTTCGTCCTGGGCCGCCCAGAACTTGGCCTTGGTGGAAGGGATGTTGGCCGGTACCGAGGCGAAGTCGACCAGATCGGTAATTACATTGTGGATCGCGGTGGGTTCCCCGGGAGCTTCGTACATCCACTGAGCGCTCCACCAGTCATAGAGACCGTTGCGGATGTTCGCGCGGGTCGGGGTGAAACCGTTGTATTTGGGCTGGTAGACATTGGGATAGGAGGAGCTGCCTTCCAGCTGGTCGGCGTCGGCATAGCCGATGGCGTAGGTGGTGCTGTAGTTGCCGTTGATGCACGCCATCATGTCTGAAGAACCGTCATTGAACCAGGCGATCGGATCGGCAGCGCTTTCAGCGGAGATCAGAGATGCCCCCCATTTACTGTTCATAACAGCAAGGTCAAGAGTCGCATGGGTGCCGGATCCAGCATGACGCAGGCAGACGGTGATCGGCTCGGCGGGGAAGCCGGCACCGAAATCGGACCAGTACCAGGCGTTGCCGGAGAAGATCTGCACCAGCATCTCCCGGGAGATATTGTCCAGTTCCTTGGCGGTGCAGGTGGAACCGGGGCAATCCACGGCCGAGGCGCACATTTCGCCGGCGTTGGTGCCGCCGTCGCAGGTGTTCATGGTGACGTCTTTGCTGAGGAAAGGCGCAAAGGGAACGATCACAGGGTTGTAAGTGATCAAGCCGCTGCCGTCGACGGGGTAAGTAACAAAGTTGCGATCGGCCATGGCAGTGCTGCCGGTGTTGGGACCTCTGAGCTTACCCGAGCTGATCTGAATGAAAGCTTCTGCGGCAACATCCGAAGCGCCAAGGGTGATGT
This sequence is a window from Syntrophotaleaceae bacterium. Protein-coding genes within it:
- a CDS encoding substrate-binding domain-containing protein, with the translated sequence MLKKLVATSAAALMVAGAIGTAGAATREINLYGASAQYLFWNDAADNFLTSKGCTIAKTPTQYDSKHGIAVGTNCSSYGDDTVVISYTSKASYDGIMAANSQVHPSEANTGCTAPNERQVATYNVDQPEFNPNGTLALDCRDITLGASDVAAEAFIQISSGKLRGPNTGSTAMADRNFVTYPVDGSGLITYNPVIVPFAPFLSKDVTMNTCDGGTNAGEMCASAVDCPGSTCTAKELDNISREMLVQIFSGNAWYWSDFGAGFPAEPITVCLRHAGSGTHATLDLAVMNSKWGASLISAESAADPIAWFNDGSSDMMACINGNYSTTYAIGYADADQLEGSSSYPNVYQPKYNGFTPTRANIRNGLYDWWSAQWMYEAPGEPTAIHNVITDLVDFASVPANIPSTKAKFWAAQDEMTWMKSSDFKYPKYQGAADPQTP